The following proteins are encoded in a genomic region of Pseudomonadota bacterium:
- a CDS encoding universal stress protein, whose protein sequence is MFVDFLSIDPRWISCAFSQLLAQRGTRSRDSRAHRSDGNPEHGRNLVVAEIFKLPQDERRPILSRQRVERGLHTIIERDLLHAPARVAAVIEQRLIDAAHAPFVFGLIERHVQLTAADLAVREKEVHHDTAQPAPHRPSRIPGQVAINADEGLLQKVIGIARRATQPKRKVVHVIGMVAVDGLEFETGLYLALSKGRHGGLSLHQPGHDCNRTASAPSGYARHGAADHPTRRRAARTHMTGGRIGEVPSGISARAHGGRALQRAGVTKTLCPYDGSTSMTLESLREVPGTHPFFRKSGRDALSQPQTLLSSEKEELPWQTGRATHARPYRKGLSNERERPIMIVEAKGDVISLSGSLMQNHWLTIKAASNLLLKEHPEGIIIDCSGITQCTLEGVKTFKVAVDDIERVKARIILVHIPPNVWEMVRQAPGVRSSLAVAKSMDEARASLKLGLLSKGPDDKQAPVVMVPLLEGQDCVSCIHQACVVARERQAVIYLVCVLEVPRSLALNAPQGDRELQAQTLIDRAEELVRKEGLTAKPYIQRGREYSQTLLDAASSLKADIIVLGLPGGEGSGAPIDVADTLLRRATCEVMVSRTTGAPPPSMHAARETQRLPD, encoded by the coding sequence ATGTTCGTAGACTTCCTTTCCATCGACCCGCGATGGATCTCATGTGCATTCTCCCAGCTGCTCGCGCAGCGCGGCACGCGCTCGCGCGATTCGCGAGCGCACCGTTCCGATGGGAACCCCGAGCATGGCCGCAATCTCGTCGTAGCGGAGATCTTCAAGCTCCCGCAGGACGAGCGCCGCCCGATACTCTCCCGGCAGCGCGTCGAGAGAGGCCTGCACACGATCATCGAGCGAGACCTGCTCCACGCGCCAGCCCGGGTCGCCGCTGTGATCGAGCAGCGCCTCATCGACGCGGCGCATGCGCCCTTCGTCTTCGGTCTGATCGAGAGACACGTGCAGCTGACGGCTGCGGATCTTGCAGTTCGTGAGAAAGAGGTTCACCACGATACGGCGCAGCCAGCCCCGCACCGACCCTCCCGCATACCCGGTCAGGTAGCGATAAACGCGGATGAAGGTCTCCTGCAGAAGGTCATCGGCATCGCCAGGCGCGCCACTCAGCCGAAACGCAAGGTTGTACACGTAATCGGCATGGTCGCGGTAGACGGTCTCGAATTCGAGACCGGACTCTACCTCGCCCTCAGCAAAGGCCGTCATGGGGGGCTTTCGCTCCATCAGCCTGGACACGACTGCAATCGTACTGCCTCAGCTCCTTCGGGGTATGCTCGACACGGCGCCGCTGACCACCCGACAAGGCGGAGAGCCGCTCGAACCCATATGACCGGCGGACGCATCGGAGAGGTGCCTTCCGGTATCTCTGCACGGGCGCACGGGGGACGGGCTTTGCAACGCGCAGGCGTGACAAAGACCTTATGCCCGTACGACGGTTCCACAAGCATGACACTCGAAAGCCTTCGAGAAGTTCCCGGCACGCATCCTTTTTTCCGGAAATCAGGGCGAGATGCGCTGTCGCAGCCGCAGACCCTGCTGTCAAGCGAGAAAGAGGAATTGCCCTGGCAGACGGGAAGAGCAACCCACGCGCGCCCTTATCGGAAAGGGCTTTCGAACGAAAGAGAACGGCCAATCATGATCGTCGAAGCGAAGGGAGACGTCATCTCCCTGTCCGGCTCGCTGATGCAGAACCACTGGCTCACCATCAAGGCCGCAAGCAACCTGCTGCTGAAAGAGCACCCCGAGGGCATCATCATCGACTGCAGCGGCATCACCCAGTGCACGCTCGAAGGGGTGAAGACCTTCAAGGTGGCCGTCGATGACATCGAGCGGGTGAAAGCACGCATCATCCTGGTCCACATCCCCCCCAACGTCTGGGAGATGGTGCGTCAAGCCCCAGGGGTTCGCTCGTCGCTTGCCGTGGCCAAGTCCATGGACGAGGCGCGCGCCTCGCTCAAGCTGGGGTTGCTCTCGAAAGGTCCCGACGACAAGCAGGCCCCCGTGGTCATGGTACCGCTGCTGGAGGGGCAGGACTGCGTGTCGTGCATCCATCAGGCGTGCGTCGTCGCACGTGAGAGGCAGGCCGTCATCTACCTGGTGTGCGTCCTCGAGGTTCCCCGCAGCCTGGCGCTGAACGCCCCCCAGGGCGATCGCGAGCTGCAGGCCCAGACACTCATCGACCGAGCCGAGGAGCTCGTGCGCAAGGAAGGGCTCACGGCCAAGCCCTACATCCAACGAGGCCGTGAGTACTCCCAGACGCTCCTCGACGCGGCCTCGAGCCTGAAAGCCGACATCATTGTGCTGGGACTGCCAGGAGGCGAGGGGAGCGGCGCGCCCATAGACGTGGCAGATACCCTTCTGCGACGGGCAACCTGCGAAGTCATGGTGTCACGAACCACCGGCGCTCCACCGCCGTCGATGCATGCGGCGCGTGAGACACAGCGCCTGCCCGACTGA
- the moaA gene encoding GTP 3',8-cyclase MoaA — MVDKFGRVIRDLRISITDRCNFRCTYCLPEGVTPRPHDEILSFEEITRLVTVLTSLGVEKVRVTGGEPLLRRDAPQLLGMISAVPGVRDLALTTNGWFLARHIDALKAAGIHRLNISLDSLRPDRFRRMTGVDALSRVLESLEVAVRAGFAPLKINSVVIRGENDDEVTDFADFALTTGHTMRFIEFMPLDSGRAWDRSKMVSGREIVERISARHRLVPVERRTPSETALRYRFAERPEVEIGVIAPVTQAFCGRCNRIRITADGQVRTCLFSTAEHDLKAFMRGGASDDALRQRLLSIVLRKEAGHRINESDFEQPERTMSCIGG; from the coding sequence CTGGTTGACAAGTTCGGTCGCGTGATCCGCGATCTGCGCATCTCCATCACCGACCGATGCAACTTCCGTTGCACCTACTGTCTCCCCGAAGGCGTCACCCCTCGCCCCCACGACGAGATCCTCTCCTTTGAGGAGATCACGCGCCTGGTGACGGTGCTGACCTCGCTGGGGGTCGAGAAGGTACGTGTGACCGGCGGGGAACCGCTGCTGCGGCGTGACGCGCCCCAGCTGCTGGGCATGATCTCCGCGGTGCCCGGTGTGCGCGACCTCGCCCTCACGACCAACGGCTGGTTCCTCGCCCGTCACATCGACGCGCTCAAGGCCGCGGGCATCCACCGCCTGAACATCTCCCTCGATTCGCTTCGCCCCGACCGCTTCCGCCGCATGACCGGGGTCGACGCGCTGAGCCGCGTTCTCGAATCCCTCGAAGTCGCCGTGCGTGCCGGCTTTGCACCGCTGAAGATCAACAGCGTGGTCATCCGCGGAGAGAACGACGATGAGGTGACTGACTTCGCCGACTTCGCCCTGACCACGGGGCACACCATGCGCTTCATCGAGTTCATGCCCCTCGACAGCGGGCGCGCCTGGGACCGCTCGAAGATGGTGAGCGGGCGCGAGATCGTGGAACGCATCTCAGCGCGCCACCGACTTGTTCCCGTCGAACGCCGCACCCCGTCTGAGACCGCGTTGCGCTACCGCTTCGCCGAGCGACCCGAGGTTGAGATCGGCGTCATCGCCCCTGTCACTCAAGCCTTCTGCGGTCGCTGCAACCGCATTCGCATCACCGCCGACGGTCAGGTGCGCACGTGCCTCTTCTCCACGGCCGAGCACGACCTCAAGGCCTTCATGCGCGGCGGCGCATCCGACGACGCACTGCGCCAGCGCCTGCTCTCCATCGTGCTCCGCAAGGAGGCCGGCCACCGGATCAACGAGAGCGATTTCGAGCAGCCAGAGCGCACCATGTCGTGCATCGGAGGATGA